From a single Candidatus Delongbacteria bacterium genomic region:
- the kbl gene encoding glycine C-acetyltransferase: MYGDFKEYLENTLEDIKAQGLYKKERTITTPQGVAINTVEGGKVLNFCANNYLGLSNNDRVKEAAKKAIDEWGFGLSSVRFICGTQGIHKELEDRISKFLETEDTILFSSAFDANGGVFEPLLDENCAIISDALNHASIIDGVRLCKAKRYRYENNDMEDLEAKLIEAKDAKFKLVVTDGVFSMDGIIAQVDKICDLADKYNAMVMVDDSHATGFVGKRGKGSAEHSGALGRVDIISTTFGKALGGASGGCISGKREIIDLLRQRARPYLFSNSIAPAIAGATIEVINMLEESTELRDKVEANTKRFREGMNKAGFRINPGTHSIVPIMLGHLENDARLSQVFADELLKEGVYVIGFYYPVVPKGKARIRVQISAAHSFEDIDFAIDKFTSVAKKLNII; this comes from the coding sequence ATGTACGGTGACTTCAAAGAATACCTTGAGAATACTCTGGAAGATATAAAAGCTCAGGGTCTTTATAAAAAGGAAAGAACAATTACGACACCTCAAGGTGTGGCAATAAACACAGTAGAAGGTGGAAAAGTATTAAATTTCTGTGCCAATAACTATTTAGGTCTTTCCAATAATGACAGAGTAAAAGAAGCTGCGAAGAAAGCTATTGACGAGTGGGGTTTTGGATTATCATCAGTTCGTTTCATCTGTGGAACACAAGGAATTCATAAAGAGCTTGAAGATAGAATTAGTAAATTTCTGGAAACAGAAGATACAATTCTTTTTAGTTCTGCTTTTGATGCTAATGGAGGTGTTTTCGAACCACTTCTAGACGAAAATTGTGCAATCATTTCTGACGCATTAAATCATGCAAGTATTATTGATGGTGTTAGACTTTGTAAGGCAAAAAGATACAGATATGAGAATAACGACATGGAAGATCTTGAAGCTAAACTAATTGAAGCTAAAGATGCAAAATTCAAACTTGTTGTTACTGATGGTGTTTTTTCAATGGATGGAATAATTGCCCAGGTAGATAAAATTTGTGACCTTGCTGATAAATACAATGCAATGGTTATGGTTGATGATTCTCACGCTACTGGTTTCGTCGGAAAAAGAGGTAAAGGTAGTGCTGAACATAGTGGAGCTCTGGGAAGAGTTGACATTATTTCTACTACTTTTGGTAAAGCATTAGGTGGAGCTTCTGGTGGATGTATTTCTGGAAAAAGAGAGATTATAGACCTACTAAGACAAAGAGCTCGTCCTTATCTATTCTCAAATTCTATTGCTCCTGCAATTGCTGGTGCAACTATTGAAGTTATCAATATGCTGGAAGAATCAACTGAGCTAAGAGACAAAGTTGAAGCTAACACAAAAAGATTTAGAGAAGGTATGAATAAAGCAGGATTTAGAATAAATCCAGGAACACATTCTATTGTTCCTATTATGCTTGGTCATCTTGAAAACGATGCTCGACTTTCTCAAGTTTTTGCTGATGAACTATTAAAAGAAGGTGTCTACGTAATTGGGTTCTATTATCCGGTTGTTCCAAAAGGAAAAGCAAGGATAAGAGTACAAATCAGTGCTGCTCATTCATTTGAAGACATTGATTTTGCAATAGATAAATTTACTTCAGTTGCGAAAAAATTGAATATTATTTAG
- a CDS encoding YkgJ family cysteine cluster protein has protein sequence MSRFYENGVKFKCKRCGSCCNCEGYVFMFEKDIRNLIDNEGFTLEELQKRYLSTYGEYVVLRSRRDHSCIFWDNEIKGCKVYMNRPTQCKTYPFWNTVFKSEDRFKEEIEFCPGINTADGDFFTADEIDELRNRY, from the coding sequence ATGAGTAGATTTTATGAGAATGGTGTAAAATTTAAATGTAAGAGATGCGGCTCTTGCTGTAATTGTGAGGGTTATGTTTTTATGTTTGAAAAAGATATCAGAAATCTTATAGATAATGAAGGTTTTACTCTTGAAGAGTTGCAGAAAAGATATTTATCAACCTACGGTGAGTATGTGGTACTTCGAAGTAGAAGAGATCATAGTTGCATTTTCTGGGATAATGAAATTAAGGGTTGTAAAGTTTATATGAACAGACCTACTCAGTGCAAAACTTATCCTTTTTGGAATACAGTTTTTAAAAGTGAGGATAGATTTAAGGAAGAGATTGAGTTTTGCCCTGGAATTAATACAGCAGATGGTGATTTTTTTACGGCAGATGAGATTGATGAACTTAGAAATAGATACTGA
- the nhaA gene encoding Na+/H+ antiporter NhaA, with translation MKLTTLFKEFFDSEKSGGIILVFVTVLSLGLANSMWQTEYISFWNFNLGGHSIVHWINDGLMAIFFLLIGLELEREIYHGELSDIKNASLPIFGAIGGMLVPAGLFLILNFGTETQAGTGIPMATDIAFAIGILSLLGKRVPASLKIFLMAVAIVDDLGAIIIIAIFYTKSLALTNLLIALGVFAFLLFLNRRKVYNLTPYLLGGLVMWYFMLSSGVHATITGVLLAFAIPFGKGEQKSPSYILQHFLHKPVAFLILPLFAIANTSIAIGENWQSGLWETNSLGILAGLVIGKPMGIWLFSFIGVSLGLSVLPSELKWKNIIGVGFLGGIGFTMSIFITLLAFDNVKIVDNSKIAIILASIIAGIIGFIFLKLTLRTKIEDE, from the coding sequence ATGAAATTGACAACACTTTTCAAAGAATTTTTTGACAGCGAAAAATCAGGAGGAATAATTCTAGTTTTCGTAACTGTTCTTTCGCTTGGACTTGCAAATTCTATGTGGCAAACTGAATATATCAGTTTTTGGAACTTTAACCTTGGTGGACACAGTATCGTTCATTGGATCAATGATGGACTAATGGCGATATTCTTCCTTCTGATTGGTTTAGAGTTAGAGCGAGAAATTTATCATGGTGAGCTTTCCGACATAAAAAATGCATCATTACCAATTTTTGGTGCTATTGGTGGAATGCTTGTTCCAGCAGGTTTATTTTTAATATTAAATTTTGGAACTGAAACTCAGGCAGGCACAGGTATTCCGATGGCAACCGATATTGCTTTTGCCATAGGAATTCTTTCTCTTCTGGGCAAACGGGTTCCAGCGTCACTAAAAATATTTTTGATGGCAGTTGCAATAGTTGACGACTTAGGGGCGATTATAATAATTGCAATATTTTACACGAAATCTTTAGCATTAACAAATTTGCTTATCGCTCTAGGTGTATTCGCATTTCTTCTTTTTTTAAACAGGAGAAAAGTTTACAACTTAACTCCATATTTGTTAGGAGGATTAGTAATGTGGTATTTCATGTTATCTTCCGGAGTTCACGCTACAATAACAGGTGTTTTGCTGGCTTTTGCGATTCCTTTTGGAAAAGGCGAGCAAAAATCTCCATCATACATACTTCAACATTTTTTACACAAGCCTGTAGCCTTTTTAATTTTACCATTATTTGCTATTGCAAATACTTCCATTGCAATTGGTGAAAATTGGCAGAGTGGTTTATGGGAAACCAATAGCCTTGGTATTTTAGCAGGTCTTGTAATCGGTAAACCTATGGGAATCTGGTTATTTTCATTTATTGGAGTTAGTTTGGGCTTAAGTGTTTTACCAAGCGAGTTAAAGTGGAAAAATATTATTGGCGTTGGATTTTTGGGTGGAATTGGCTTTACTATGTCAATTTTTATTACTCTTCTTGCATTTGATAATGTTAAAATAGTTGATAATTCAAAAATTGCTATCATTCTCGCATCAATCATAGCAGGAATAATTGGATTTATTTTTCTTAAACTTACACTAAGAACAAAAATTGAAGATGAATAA
- a CDS encoding DUF21 domain-containing protein — protein sequence NTVAHTIGAAGVGAQAVKVFGEASFGIVSTVLTILILVITEIIPKTIGARYWRSLSKISCFTIKTMIVITYPLVIMSAFLTKIISDNNNEQTTSREEIAALASIGTDEGLFSERENKIIQNILKLKNIKVTEILTPRVVVASADENMSLIEFLKSKNFLKFSRIPVYSENDEHITGYVIRQQVLENLAENKHQLKLKDIKREILVFPDSMVLFSIWERLLEKKEHIALIIDEYGGLDGIVTMEDVIETLLGLEIVDEKDTITDMQKFARERWKTRQAKNNFIEKLNLNVSKDQNDDMY from the coding sequence AAATACAGTTGCTCACACTATTGGAGCTGCAGGTGTTGGTGCACAGGCTGTTAAGGTTTTTGGTGAGGCGTCATTTGGAATTGTTTCAACAGTTTTGACAATTTTGATACTAGTTATTACTGAAATAATACCAAAAACAATTGGGGCTAGATATTGGAGAAGTTTATCAAAAATTTCATGTTTCACAATCAAGACAATGATAGTAATTACTTATCCACTTGTAATAATGTCAGCTTTTCTTACAAAAATAATTTCAGATAATAACAATGAACAAACAACAAGTAGAGAGGAAATTGCTGCTTTAGCAAGTATTGGTACTGATGAAGGGTTATTTTCAGAAAGAGAAAATAAGATAATTCAGAATATACTTAAGCTAAAAAATATAAAAGTAACAGAGATATTGACACCAAGAGTTGTTGTTGCAAGTGCTGACGAAAATATGTCCCTGATAGAATTTCTAAAAAGTAAAAATTTTTTAAAATTTTCACGTATCCCGGTCTATTCTGAGAATGATGAACATATTACGGGTTATGTTATTAGACAGCAGGTGCTTGAGAATCTGGCTGAGAATAAACACCAATTAAAACTAAAGGATATCAAAAGAGAGATATTAGTCTTTCCTGATTCTATGGTACTGTTCTCGATATGGGAAAGATTATTAGAAAAAAAAGAGCATATCGCTTTAATTATTGATGAATATGGAGGTTTAGATGGTATTGTAACGATGGAAGATGTTATCGAAACTTTACTAGGTCTTGAAATTGTTGACGAAAAAGATACAATTACAGATATGCAAAAATTTGCCCGAGAAAGATGGAAAACAAGACAAGCAAAAAACAATTTCATTGAGAAATTAAACTTAAATGTTAGTAAAGACCAAAATGATGACATGTATTAA